One region of Microbacterium sp. M28 genomic DNA includes:
- a CDS encoding UDP-N-acetylmuramate dehydrogenase, producing MREVSPIALSELTTLRTGAAPERMLEARTTAELVDALRDTWSRGDEWFVLGGGSNLFVGDEPFEGTVIRVLTTGVERLESPHPGRARVRVQAGHDWDALVAYTVENGLAGIEAMSGIPGTVGAAPVQNVGAYGQEIQETLVEVEWIDEATGEVTVAQASELGLGFRTSVLKHHHGGVPLRRAVILSVTLDLADVGDAGRIVRGEQLRRALALQGEEPVPLGWVRERILATRAAKGMLLNPEDPDTASAGSFFQNAIVPESVARALPPECPRWPVAPDLDAVTVIPLGAYDGTVPPIASTPSEVKVSAAWLIEHAGISKGFRLPRSRAGVSTKHALALTNRGGATAGEIAELARYISSRVHAEFGLLLQPEPVLVGVDL from the coding sequence ATGCGCGAGGTCTCACCGATCGCGCTCTCCGAGCTCACGACGCTGCGGACCGGCGCGGCTCCGGAACGGATGCTGGAGGCCCGAACCACCGCCGAGCTCGTCGACGCACTGCGGGACACCTGGTCGCGCGGCGACGAGTGGTTCGTGCTCGGCGGCGGTTCCAACCTGTTCGTCGGGGACGAGCCGTTCGAGGGCACCGTGATCCGCGTGCTGACGACCGGTGTCGAGCGGCTCGAGTCCCCGCATCCCGGCCGCGCCCGCGTGCGCGTCCAGGCCGGACACGACTGGGATGCGCTGGTCGCCTACACGGTCGAGAACGGTCTCGCCGGTATCGAGGCGATGAGCGGCATCCCCGGAACCGTCGGCGCCGCGCCGGTGCAGAACGTCGGAGCCTACGGCCAGGAGATCCAGGAGACGCTCGTCGAGGTCGAGTGGATCGACGAGGCGACCGGTGAGGTGACGGTGGCGCAGGCATCCGAACTCGGTCTGGGCTTCCGGACCTCGGTGCTCAAGCACCACCACGGGGGAGTGCCGCTGCGTCGTGCGGTCATCCTGTCGGTCACGCTGGATCTCGCAGACGTGGGGGATGCCGGACGCATCGTCCGCGGCGAGCAGCTGCGCCGCGCACTCGCGCTGCAGGGCGAAGAGCCCGTGCCGCTCGGCTGGGTGCGCGAGCGGATCCTGGCGACGCGTGCCGCGAAGGGGATGCTGCTGAATCCGGAGGATCCGGACACGGCCAGTGCCGGATCGTTCTTCCAGAACGCGATCGTGCCCGAATCCGTCGCTCGGGCGCTCCCGCCGGAATGCCCGCGGTGGCCGGTCGCTCCGGATCTGGATGCCGTGACCGTCATCCCGCTCGGCGCCTACGACGGGACGGTTCCTCCGATCGCGTCGACGCCGAGCGAGGTCAAGGTGTCCGCGGCGTGGCTCATCGAGCACGCCGGGATCTCCAAGGGATTCCGGCTGCCGCGGTCGCGGGCAGGCGTGTCCACGAAGCACGCGCTGGCGCTCACCAACCGCGGCGGAGCGACCGCCGGAGAGATCGCCGAACTGGCTCGGTACATCTCCAGCCGAGTGCACGCGGAGTTCGGTCTGCTCCTGCAGCCGGAGCCGGTGCTCGTCGGCGTCGACCTCTGA
- a CDS encoding glycerate kinase produces MSIHIPQRVLVAPSGFKESLDAEAVARAIASGVRRVIPGVQVDEFPIPDGGEGTAAALAAATGGELVPVRVVGPVGDAVDAHYARLGGAARGTAVVEMATAAGLRLVPRDRRDPGATTTFGVGQLIAAALDGGAERIIVGCGDSGTSDGGAGALDALGVRILDGDGRPLPRGGRQLVDAVALDLSGLHPRAAEVEIVLACNIHNVLCGPRGVARVFGPQKGASPADVEQLSVALDVWAGILERFGPHGATMDVRTGPGTGASGGLGAGLGAVLGARLAPRFEVLLDGDLLPRNLDDLLATADLVITAEGAIDFQTPRGKVPAEVAMRARIAGVPVLGIAGSLGEGAPAVHDIGISAIASILTVPMPLEQAVQQGEALLRDAAERSMRLVMLGSALAARAA; encoded by the coding sequence ATGTCCATCCACATCCCGCAGCGCGTCCTCGTCGCCCCCAGCGGATTCAAGGAGAGCCTCGATGCCGAGGCGGTCGCGCGAGCCATCGCATCCGGCGTGCGCCGGGTCATCCCCGGCGTCCAGGTCGACGAGTTCCCGATCCCCGACGGCGGAGAGGGCACCGCCGCAGCGCTGGCCGCCGCGACCGGCGGTGAGCTCGTCCCGGTCCGCGTCGTCGGGCCGGTCGGCGATGCCGTCGATGCGCACTACGCTCGCCTCGGCGGGGCAGCACGCGGCACCGCCGTGGTCGAGATGGCGACGGCGGCCGGACTCCGGCTGGTCCCGCGTGACCGTCGTGACCCAGGCGCGACGACCACCTTCGGTGTGGGGCAGCTGATCGCGGCCGCCCTCGACGGCGGAGCCGAGCGGATCATCGTCGGCTGCGGCGACTCCGGCACCAGCGATGGCGGAGCCGGAGCCCTCGACGCACTGGGCGTCCGCATCCTCGATGGGGACGGCCGGCCGCTGCCGCGCGGCGGGCGGCAGCTGGTCGACGCGGTCGCGCTGGATCTCAGCGGCCTGCACCCGCGCGCCGCGGAGGTCGAGATCGTCCTGGCCTGCAACATCCACAACGTCCTGTGCGGACCTCGAGGTGTGGCACGCGTGTTCGGGCCGCAGAAGGGCGCCTCGCCCGCCGACGTGGAGCAGCTGTCGGTGGCGCTGGATGTCTGGGCGGGCATCCTCGAACGCTTCGGTCCGCACGGGGCGACGATGGATGTCCGCACGGGACCGGGCACCGGTGCCTCCGGCGGTCTGGGCGCCGGGCTGGGGGCCGTGCTCGGCGCGCGCCTGGCGCCGCGCTTCGAAGTGCTCCTGGACGGCGACCTGCTGCCGCGGAATCTGGATGACCTGCTCGCGACGGCCGATCTCGTCATCACGGCAGAGGGCGCCATCGACTTCCAGACGCCGCGCGGCAAGGTGCCGGCCGAGGTCGCGATGCGTGCCCGCATCGCGGGCGTGCCCGTCCTCGGGATCGCAGGGTCGCTCGGCGAAGGCGCTCCGGCCGTGCACGACATCGGCATCAGCGCGATCGCCTCGATCCTCACCGTGCCGATGCCGCTCGAGCAGGCCGTGCAGCAGGGCGAAGCGCTGCTGCGGGATGCCGCCGAGCGCAGCATGCGCCTGGTGATGCTCGGGTCGGCCCTGGCCGCCCGGGCCGCCTGA
- a CDS encoding SLC13 family permease yields MNTAPVRVTYSTRPPERFGPPPPQAGPMRPPRAPRDRVRLRSLIGLGAVAAVVVALVLAAVMAPAGSGAPTLPIAATISVFLLAVWAWICTSLDDTLVAFLAAVLLIAIGVLPAEDFFASLGDETIWLLLCAFIIAAGVSSSGLALRGTAHLLRRARTPRALFHLTTFALTITTFAVPATSGRAALALPVFAALAATLADRPMLVRALSLLFPTVILLSAVGSLLGAGAHVITSQLLESVVGQGFGFLDWLWFGLPLAIVSSHLACEIVLLRFTTAAERSRGIPNVMTDLVRSAPTPIDGPLTAIERRAGLLLVGVVALWCTEGAHHISPALVALFGAIVVVSPRIGCITLPAAVKKVPWALLLFLAATLSLASALTTTGAADWLGTWALGPMATLGSSAGVVFALAVIAVSLGAHLMIPSRSARSAAIIPIVISLAPGLGVDPAAAAFASTAAAGFCHTLPSSAKPVAMFADPELAPGGFHPRDLRSLSAVLAPAMLLLIVCFSFWIWPAMGMPLLR; encoded by the coding sequence ATGAACACCGCACCCGTGCGCGTCACCTACTCCACGCGTCCCCCGGAGCGGTTCGGTCCGCCGCCGCCCCAGGCCGGACCGATGCGTCCCCCGCGTGCGCCGCGCGATCGAGTCCGCCTGCGGAGCCTGATCGGACTCGGAGCCGTCGCGGCCGTCGTCGTCGCGCTCGTCCTCGCCGCCGTCATGGCACCGGCGGGTTCAGGCGCACCCACGCTGCCGATCGCCGCCACGATCTCGGTCTTCCTCCTCGCCGTGTGGGCCTGGATCTGCACGTCGTTGGACGACACGCTCGTGGCCTTCCTCGCGGCCGTCCTGCTCATCGCGATCGGCGTTCTGCCCGCCGAGGACTTCTTCGCCTCCCTGGGAGACGAGACGATCTGGCTGCTGCTGTGCGCGTTCATCATCGCCGCCGGAGTCAGCTCGTCCGGGCTCGCACTGCGGGGCACGGCCCACCTCCTGCGTCGGGCTCGTACGCCGCGTGCCCTGTTCCACCTCACGACCTTCGCTCTGACGATCACGACCTTCGCCGTCCCGGCGACCTCCGGCCGCGCAGCGCTGGCGCTGCCCGTGTTCGCGGCGCTCGCCGCGACCCTGGCCGACAGGCCGATGCTCGTCAGGGCGCTCTCGCTGCTCTTCCCCACGGTGATCCTGCTGTCGGCGGTCGGATCGCTCCTCGGCGCTGGCGCACATGTGATCACGTCGCAGCTGCTGGAGTCCGTCGTCGGTCAGGGCTTCGGGTTCCTCGACTGGCTGTGGTTCGGTCTGCCGCTCGCGATCGTGTCCTCCCACCTCGCGTGCGAGATCGTGCTGCTGCGGTTCACGACGGCCGCGGAGCGCAGCCGCGGCATCCCGAACGTCATGACGGACCTCGTCCGCTCCGCTCCCACCCCGATCGACGGCCCGCTCACCGCGATCGAACGCCGTGCCGGCCTGCTGCTCGTCGGCGTCGTCGCCCTGTGGTGCACCGAGGGGGCGCACCACATCTCGCCCGCACTCGTCGCCCTGTTCGGGGCGATCGTCGTCGTGTCGCCGAGGATCGGCTGCATCACGCTGCCCGCCGCGGTGAAGAAGGTGCCGTGGGCGCTGCTGCTGTTCCTCGCCGCCACGCTCTCGCTCGCTTCAGCCCTGACCACGACCGGCGCCGCCGACTGGCTCGGTACCTGGGCCCTGGGCCCGATGGCGACTCTCGGTTCGTCGGCAGGGGTCGTGTTCGCACTCGCCGTGATCGCAGTGTCGCTCGGTGCGCACCTGATGATCCCCTCGCGCTCGGCGCGATCCGCCGCGATCATCCCGATCGTCATCTCCCTCGCACCGGGGCTCGGCGTCGACCCGGCCGCCGCGGCCTTCGCCTCGACGGCGGCCGCGGGCTTCTGCCACACGCTGCCGAGCTCGGCGAAGCCGGTCGCGATGTTCGCGGACCCCGAACTCGCCCCCGGCGGATTCCACCCGCGCGACCTCCGCTCCCTCTCGGCGGTCCTCGCACCGGCGATGCTCCTCCTGATCGTCTGCTTCTCGTTCTGGATCTGGCCGGCGATGGGGATGCCGCTGCTGCGCTGA
- a CDS encoding MaoC/PaaZ C-terminal domain-containing protein has product MMSFTVGDVIAERDIHLTRESLVRYAGASGDFNPIHYRDDVAESVGLPGVLAHGMLTMGIASSVVVSALGSSAAITEYGVRFTKPVVVDPVDGADVHVLATVGAVDESSARIDLKVTFGDTTVLGKAQLRIAI; this is encoded by the coding sequence ATGATGTCGTTCACTGTCGGAGATGTCATCGCCGAGCGCGACATCCACCTCACGCGCGAGTCACTGGTCCGCTACGCGGGTGCATCCGGCGATTTCAACCCGATCCACTACCGCGACGACGTCGCCGAGTCCGTCGGGCTCCCCGGCGTCCTCGCGCACGGGATGCTGACGATGGGCATCGCCTCCTCGGTCGTGGTCTCGGCACTCGGCTCGTCTGCCGCGATCACCGAGTACGGTGTGCGGTTCACCAAGCCCGTCGTGGTCGACCCCGTCGACGGTGCCGACGTGCACGTCCTCGCCACGGTCGGCGCGGTCGACGAATCCAGCGCTCGCATCGACCTCAAGGTGACCTTCGGCGACACCACGGTCCTCGGCAAGGCGCAGCTGCGCATCGCGATCTGA
- a CDS encoding pyridoxal phosphate-dependent aminotransferase, protein MTERAPVSRKLSAIAESATLKVDAKAKALKAEGKPIISYAAGEPDFATPQFIVDAAAEALADPASYRYTPAPGLPALREAVAAKTLRDSGLAVSPSQVIVTNGGKQSVYQAFQAVVNPGDEVLLPAPYWTTYPEAIRLADGVPVEVFAGSDQDYKVTVEQLEAARTERTTVLVFVSPSNPTGSVYTPEETAAIGEWAVEHGIWIISDEIYQNLTYEGTKAISIVEAVPEAANQTILVNGVAKTYAMTGWRVGWMVGPADAIKVAGNLQSHLSSNVNNVAQKAAIAALNGPQTEAEQFREAFDRRRRLIVAELSKIDGVKVPNPLGAFYVYPDVQGLLNRTWGGVTPTTTLELADLILEQAEVAVVPGEAFGPSGYLRLSYALGDDQLLEGVQRLQRLFAS, encoded by the coding sequence GTGACCGAACGCGCTCCTGTATCCCGCAAGCTGTCCGCCATCGCCGAGTCCGCGACCCTCAAGGTGGACGCCAAGGCCAAGGCTCTGAAGGCCGAAGGCAAGCCGATCATCTCGTACGCCGCCGGTGAGCCGGACTTCGCGACGCCGCAGTTCATCGTGGATGCCGCGGCGGAGGCGCTCGCCGATCCTGCGAGCTATCGCTACACCCCCGCGCCCGGCCTGCCGGCGCTTCGCGAGGCCGTCGCCGCGAAGACGCTGCGCGACTCCGGCCTTGCGGTCTCTCCCTCTCAGGTCATCGTCACCAACGGCGGAAAGCAGTCGGTGTACCAGGCCTTCCAGGCCGTCGTGAATCCGGGCGACGAGGTGCTGCTGCCCGCACCGTACTGGACGACCTACCCCGAGGCGATCCGTCTCGCCGACGGCGTCCCGGTGGAGGTGTTCGCCGGGTCCGATCAGGACTACAAGGTCACCGTGGAGCAGCTCGAGGCCGCTCGCACCGAACGCACGACCGTGCTCGTGTTCGTCTCGCCGTCCAACCCGACCGGCTCGGTGTACACGCCTGAGGAGACCGCCGCGATCGGCGAATGGGCCGTCGAGCACGGCATCTGGATCATCTCCGACGAGATCTACCAGAACCTCACGTACGAGGGCACGAAGGCGATCTCGATCGTCGAGGCCGTTCCGGAGGCCGCGAACCAGACGATCCTCGTGAACGGAGTCGCCAAGACCTACGCCATGACCGGTTGGCGCGTCGGCTGGATGGTCGGCCCCGCCGATGCGATCAAGGTCGCCGGCAACCTGCAGTCCCACCTCTCGAGCAACGTGAACAATGTGGCGCAGAAGGCCGCGATCGCGGCGCTGAACGGGCCGCAGACCGAGGCCGAGCAGTTCCGTGAGGCGTTCGACCGTCGCCGTCGGCTCATCGTCGCCGAGCTGTCGAAGATCGACGGTGTCAAGGTGCCGAACCCGCTGGGCGCGTTCTACGTCTACCCCGACGTGCAGGGGCTGCTGAACCGCACGTGGGGTGGAGTCACCCCGACGACCACGCTCGAGCTCGCCGACCTCATCCTCGAGCAGGCCGAGGTCGCCGTGGTTCCGGGTGAGGCGTTCGGGCCGTCCGGCTACCTGCGTCTGTCGTACGCGCTCGGCGACGACCAGTTGCTCGAGGGCGTCCAGCGGCTGCAGCGCCTGTTCGCCTCCTGA
- a CDS encoding MaoC family dehydratase N-terminal domain-containing protein, whose protein sequence is MPVNTELVGREFPPTAPYLVGREKVREFARAVFADAPLHTDVDAARALGYADVVAPPTFAMVIQDQTLQQLLGEPESGIELSRTIHAEQRFAYSRPIVAGDELSGRLKVTGIRTVGGNAMITSEAEITDADGVHVVTATSVLLVGAGE, encoded by the coding sequence GTGCCAGTCAACACCGAACTTGTCGGCCGGGAGTTCCCGCCGACGGCCCCGTACCTCGTCGGTCGCGAGAAGGTGCGCGAGTTCGCCCGCGCCGTCTTCGCCGACGCTCCGCTGCACACCGACGTGGACGCCGCCCGCGCGCTCGGCTACGCCGACGTCGTCGCCCCACCCACGTTCGCGATGGTCATCCAGGACCAGACGCTGCAGCAGCTGCTCGGCGAGCCGGAGTCCGGCATCGAGCTGTCGCGCACGATCCACGCCGAGCAGCGCTTCGCGTATTCGCGGCCGATCGTCGCGGGTGACGAGCTGAGCGGACGCCTGAAGGTCACCGGCATCCGAACGGTCGGGGGCAACGCCATGATCACGAGCGAGGCCGAGATCACGGATGCCGACGGCGTGCACGTCGTGACGGCGACCAGCGTGCTGCTGGTCGGAGCGGGGGAATGA
- a CDS encoding VOC family protein, translating to MPGLVPYLFFPGNAAEALTFYRGVFGGELSLFTYAQFSRVDGPDDAIAHGELTGPVELRAADAGPDEDAVHIVGASFSLLGAAEPGTLTRWFDALADGGRIADPLQKRPWGDCDGQVVDRYGIRWLIGFED from the coding sequence ATGCCCGGACTCGTGCCGTACCTGTTCTTCCCCGGAAACGCCGCCGAAGCGCTGACGTTCTACCGGGGTGTGTTCGGCGGTGAGCTGTCGTTGTTCACGTACGCCCAGTTCAGCCGCGTCGACGGTCCGGACGATGCGATCGCGCACGGCGAGCTGACCGGCCCCGTCGAGCTGCGCGCGGCGGATGCCGGACCGGACGAGGATGCCGTCCACATCGTCGGGGCGAGCTTCTCGCTCCTCGGTGCCGCGGAACCGGGCACCCTCACGCGCTGGTTCGACGCGCTCGCCGATGGCGGCAGGATCGCCGATCCGCTGCAGAAGCGTCCGTGGGGCGACTGCGACGGCCAGGTCGTGGATCGCTACGGCATCCGCTGGCTGATCGGGTTCGAGGACTGA